A stretch of Cyanobacterium sp. HL-69 DNA encodes these proteins:
- a CDS encoding DedA family protein, putative — protein sequence MTPLNKSVDKMKDKISNFSQLIMLSLSTLALTLLFHIHPVFAQETGGGFNPQQWLLDALQWIDSLGGLGAIAFILLYIIATVAFLPGSILTLGGGVVFGVVLGSIYVFIGATIGATLAFLVGRYIARDWVAGKIQGNQKFAAIDEAVGREGLKIVLLTRLSPVFPFNLLNYAYGVTRVSLKDYFIGSVGMIPGTIMYVYIGSLAGNIATIGTDTPSNPTVEWTIRIIGFIATVAVTVYVTKIARKALENQVLEPTK from the coding sequence ATGACACCATTAAACAAAAGTGTCGATAAAATGAAAGATAAAATATCCAATTTTTCACAGCTAATAATGTTAAGTTTATCCACACTGGCTCTAACCCTACTTTTCCATATCCATCCCGTATTTGCCCAAGAAACAGGAGGAGGCTTTAACCCTCAACAATGGTTACTCGATGCCTTGCAATGGATTGATAGTTTAGGAGGATTAGGGGCGATCGCCTTTATCCTGTTATATATAATAGCTACCGTAGCCTTCTTACCCGGTTCCATTCTCACCCTTGGGGGCGGAGTCGTCTTCGGAGTTGTTTTAGGTTCCATATACGTCTTTATTGGGGCAACTATCGGCGCCACCCTAGCCTTTTTAGTCGGTAGATATATCGCCCGAGATTGGGTAGCAGGAAAGATACAAGGTAACCAAAAATTTGCAGCCATCGATGAAGCCGTAGGGCGAGAAGGATTAAAAATTGTGCTACTTACCCGTTTATCCCCCGTTTTCCCCTTCAACCTTCTTAACTACGCCTACGGAGTCACAAGGGTATCTCTCAAAGATTATTTTATCGGTTCAGTGGGTATGATACCAGGCACCATTATGTATGTCTATATCGGCTCATTAGCAGGAAATATTGCCACCATCGGCACAGATACTCCCAGTAACCCCACCGTAGAATGGACTATCAGAATTATTGGTTTTATTGCCACCGTTGCCGTTACCGTTTATGTTACCAAAATAGCTAGAAAAGCCCTTGAAAATCAAGTATTAGAACCTACAAAATGA
- a CDS encoding DedA family protein, putative has translation MEYHEDMNSKSSVKSNKFTKIKWLIILGLSAIAFIASYQLDFSSFWIQSLSRIKEMGILGSLLFIIIYNVATLLFIPGSLLTMKGGCLYGTVWGTFYVLIAAILGAIFAFLLGRYFCRDLVLKKLEKYPKFKAVDRAIAQEGWKIVFLMRLSPLFPFNLLNYLLGITTISLRDYLIGSLGMFPGVFAYVYIGSLATDLASVDRLNDAPNNTSQFLALTLRIMGLLATILLTLYLNKLAKKALTDNLKNRE, from the coding sequence ATGGAATATCACGAAGATATGAATTCTAAATCTTCTGTTAAGAGCAATAAATTTACTAAAATTAAGTGGCTGATAATTTTGGGATTAAGTGCGATCGCCTTTATCGCTTCCTATCAACTTGATTTTTCTTCTTTTTGGATTCAATCTTTGAGTCGCATTAAAGAAATGGGAATTTTAGGATCCCTATTATTTATTATTATTTATAATGTTGCTACTCTTTTATTTATCCCTGGTTCACTATTAACCATGAAAGGAGGTTGTTTATATGGAACAGTATGGGGAACCTTTTATGTTTTAATAGCCGCCATTTTAGGAGCTATTTTTGCATTTTTATTAGGGCGTTATTTTTGTAGAGATTTAGTCTTAAAAAAACTAGAAAAATATCCTAAATTTAAAGCAGTTGATCGGGCCATCGCCCAAGAAGGTTGGAAGATAGTCTTTTTAATGCGTCTTTCTCCCCTGTTTCCTTTTAATTTACTTAACTACCTATTAGGTATTACTACTATTTCATTGCGAGATTATTTGATTGGTTCATTAGGAATGTTTCCCGGTGTATTCGCTTATGTTTATATCGGTTCATTAGCTACAGATTTAGCCAGTGTAGATAGATTAAATGATGCTCCTAATAATACCAGTCAATTTTTAGCATTAACCTTGCGCATAATGGGATTATTAGCAACCATTTTGCTGACATTATATCTTAATAAATTAGCAAAAAAAGCTCTTACAGATAACCTTAAAAATAGAGAATAA